In Brassica napus cultivar Da-Ae chromosome C2, Da-Ae, whole genome shotgun sequence, the sequence GAGTGAAGAATGGTGTTCCAAATTTTGAGTTCATCATAAACAAGTCAGGCCTCAACTTTGTGGTTAGATTGATTACAAACACTCAACAAAGTAAGCAGTACAACACAAATTTCTGACTGGTGATATTTGAACCTTTATGACTTTTTATCAGACAGTTCCACAGTCTTTTAAGAAGCATATCCCGAAAGAGTCTACGAcgtttacactacaagaaaacatatttattacaaGGGTCATATTCCTTGTTAATTCGTTGTAATAGAAGGGTTACAATGAATTAACAAGGTATAGCGTTTCGTTGTAAAATGCCCGTCGTAATGCAAGATTCGTCGTAACTTCTACgtaacatttacgacgaaataaattcgttgtaaaagcGAAAGAGAGTATTTTGTTGTAATTTCGTAGTTACGCTTCATCGTAAAAGACTCGTATAGTTTCCTTGTAAAGTCGTCTTTAAGTACTTGTacaatttacgacgaatttacaagtcTTTTGATGTAAATTCCTTATAATATTTACGAAAAGTTTACAAGTATTTCCTAGTAAATTTCTTGTAAATattacgaggattttacaagtACGTCTTTGTAAACATTATAAGAAAATTACATCTCATtgtcatattattataatattatgaaatattcaagatatataaattataaaataaaatattgaaaattaataattttttttaatatataaatgtcataaaataatattcaaattaataatagaaaacaaaaaaattgaaaaataaaaagctaaGGGATGACGCCGTCGAAGTAGTTGTTGGAGGTGTTTCTTCCTGGAGAGTCTTGTACTTCATCTGGAGAGTCTCGTACTTCATCTATGGGTTCCATCTCGAAGAGTAGGATGAAGTCGTCCTTGTGGCTTCATTGATGAAGCTTATTCCTACCGCCAGTTCCATCATTTTAGGAGCCACcttgaaaaaagaaacataataatataattaattacataaaattataagaaattaaaatatatttaaatttttttttaaaatctaatcaGTCGTTTAAATACTTCAAtctaatatttgaatatatttttgttacctAAAATTaccacctaaactaaccacctaatctaattacctaaactaatcacctaaactaattacctaaactaaccacctaaactaacaacctaaacctaaattaatattaaaaaaacataccttTGAGAGAAGGACAGGAGTGGTTTGAGAGGAATGAAGGAGGCATTCCACATTCATGTTTCGagtttatataagaaaacaacattcctcgtaaagttgtcataattttacgaggaatctaccaggcccgcgtttttagtGTTACGAAGAATCTACCAGGTCCACGTTTTTAGTGTcacaacgaatttacaaagaaTATTTACGACGAACTTACAAGGAAaactttacaacgactttacaaaGAAAGCTTTACAATGAAATTACAAGGAAagcattacaacgaatttacaaggacacATGTATTACGAGGAATCTACCAGGCCCATGTATTTTCTATTGCGACGAATTTACTAGGACTATATCTGAAACCCCaaaaatcaaatccctaaaccccaaaatcACTTATCTATTTACACCATACCCTTTTACCACATCACATTCTTTATCCCATTttttcttaaaccctaaactccaattGAATCCTTAAAACGCAAGTTATAAGTACTATAATCAAACAACCACTTGATAGCAAATAATCAGATTATTCCGTAATCTTTAAAACGAGAGTATCAAATGAAGTTAAGTTGCTTGGCTTGAGAATGCTTACAACGAAATCAGTTTGGTAAAACAGCTTAAACACATTTTCACCAAAAATaatggtaacatgtttcgtaaaaaaaaatctttgtaaagTTACAACGAATTCAAAAGGAAAGCATTACTACAAATTTACAAAGAAagcattacaacgaatttacaaggacacAGTATTATGACGAATCTACCAGACCCGCGTTTTTAGAGTTACAACGAATTTGCAAGAAagcattacaacgaatttacaaggaaatctttacaacgaatttacaaggaaatgattacaacgaatttacaaggaaatttttacaacgaatttacaaggaaatgattacaacgaatttacaaggacacATGTATTACAAGGAAGATACCAGGTCCGTGTTTTccattacgacgaatttactagGAATATATCTGAATCCTTgaaaatcaaatccctaaaccccaaagtctcTTACCTATAACATCGATATCATATCCCTTTTACCCCATTCTCccctttatattattttctcttaaaccctaaactccaattAAATCCTTAAAAGCcaacaaataattattataataaaaaatatacacttGCATTAAGTCTTAaactgatttatatattttttaaaaaatatttaaaacatatattacatcatcCTGAATCATTCGAGTTTTCATCAATATCAATACAATGATCATCATCGCTTGCATCGAActcttcttcaccttcttcatccGTCATATCAACGAAAAGATCTTCAAATTGACGGTTATCCAGATCAATaagaaggatgtcatcagttTGTTGTTCAGATACTTTGACTTCAGTGATATACACTTCTTCTTGCAAAGATGATTCTTCTCCAGTAACTattcgtccacgaggtgtaactttgatagcAGCTAATCAAGTTATTCCAAAATCTCTAAACCGAGGGTATCAGTTTGGTAAAGCTTGcttaaaacatgttttcacaaaaattaatggtaacatgtttcgtcgtaaaggcCTTGTAAAGTTACAAGGACTTTACAATGAATTTTctctttcctcgtaaaatcgacgtaaatttacatgTAAATTACCACAAAACATTTTCCTTGTAACTTTACTATGACTTTACGATGAAATTCAGTTTTGTCGCAAAATCGTAATAATattctcgtaaatttacgaggaatatatttcctcgtaatatTTCCTCGTTATATTCATGTTTCCTCGTAATTACTACATACATTGTATATGTTGTCGTCGTTAAGGtagatgattttgatttttgaattagTTGTTGAATCATGCATAAGTTGAATTAAACATAAGTTGTATCTTCAGTTTCTATAAATTAGAGAAGACATCATGAgcatttttgaataataattaattaatggcaCCACAAATTTAAAGGACCAAACacattaaaattaacaaaattatgTAAAGGAAacatgatttgaaattaaacattcagcaaattataaataaatttagttaaaataaatacatttaaaatataaaaaaaaaatatctacttGCCGATTATCCTAAACTTATAGAGTtttgtttagattattttattgGTACACGGTTTTTTCGTGtcattttgtttagttttttttagcaGGTTCATCTCTGTTTCAGTTAGATAAAATTATCTTACCCATCACAACATCTCtaattatagaaaatgtttttaatattcgATTGGAAACTAAATCGGATAATTGTTAGATCATGGTTCAATATAGTttgaatcttatatatatatatatatatatattaatttgaaaataattatagtaaatataaaacaatagaaatattaACTAATTTCTTTCATCGGTTTCAATTTTTCtgataattttaatagttttcatTTGGTTCATTAACTTAGATCCAATATAGCCGGCTATGTGACCGTCTCGTCTAACCACCGTGTccgttttaaaaacactgatcATAGACTAAGTCTCTAATAGCATGTAGCCTATTATACAACAtagtttgttcaaaaaaataaaactttagtTCAAATAAACTTTTTACCAATATGACTAGTGTGCGATCAGTAGTGCATTGTGATTATCAACTAGTTCCAAGCGTCAGCGCATGGAAAGAAATATCGAGGATCACATTACTTTCAAATAAAGAGATGCAACTTTGGCATGTTATTACTAGTCTGAAAATCCTTGGACATTACTTTCACATTTCTtctcaaatttttaattttgtgacAATATGAGGGATTTAATAGCCTTGCTTTATTTGTCTTTCAATGGCTGACAGTAGTATTGTGTTTTCAtacttctgatttttttttgaaaaatactccTCTTGGCCTCTCAAGGAGTGAGAGAGTGCGCAAGCTAGTTTCTCAGAGCTTGGACATGATGAAAGGATTATCTATCATAGACTAAATCTCGTTTGTTAATCACAGAAATATTAAATACTAATGACTTACGATGGGCAGAGTTGCAAGTAGCATGTAAATGAGCATGGCCTAAATTGCCAGAATAGCAAATAGTCCAACACCAACACTAATTTTGTCGTATTATCCATGGGATGGAACATGGAGACATTGTTTCTAAGTACCTGAAAATCCTTGGAAAACATAAAATCCCTCTTACTCATCAATGCCCTCAGCATTACCAGACTTGAGATGAAGATGCTTCTCTCGCTTCTGAAAATCTGTCAAACCTTTACCACTTCCAATCACACCCACTTTTCCAAACGGATCCTCTGGGGATTTGAATATACTCTCTTTCTTCCTCCCTGTATAGAACCCTACCTTTTTAGTTGTCTGAAACTGCTGCCAAGTATTCTGTGCAACCTCTAGCTGCTCCTGCCTCGCCTTTGACTTGAACGCATGTATCTTCCTCCGCTTTGCAATTTTCTGAAACACAAGTGAGCACGACCTTTAGGACTATAACAAAAGTGTGAAAAAAGAAACGAATAACCAATCATCTTTTTGACTTACCACATCCTCGGGATCATTAGGATCGATTTTAAGCTTTGCAGGTAGAGTTTTGGATTGATAATCAGAACTCGCAGCTTGCTCAATCTTTCTTTTGAGTGCATTCTTGGTAGCTTCAGCTAGTCTTTCAGCTTCCAAGAGAGCATTGTTCCTAGAAACATAAAAGGGCACGATATGAAAAAAATCTGGAGACATACAGATCAATGACATTCTCACTCACGACTAGCAAAAGACATGGACAAACAAAGATGTAAAAAATTTGATCACACAAAACTAAGAATTCTGAAACTAACAGAATCATAAGGATGTATCTATCACCTCTTTAAGCTCCTTTTCCATATCTGCATATTCCGAGTTTCTAGGGTCTTCAGACAAAAGCTGCCTCACCTGGAAACCAAAAGACTGTAAATTCAATAAGATCATCCAGAAGATAAGCAATatagcatcatcatcatccatcaAAACGGAACAATCACAGGAACATAATTAAACAATCAGTCAGAATCAATCCATTCCAAACACAACGCTGAGTGATTTCCACAGTGTCGGTCAACTGATTATTCTATGGGGCCAGGAGTGCAATATTAAATCATCTGGTGGTGGCCAATGGGGATCGAACTGCACATTTTTTCAAACATCGAATCCCTAAACTAACCATCCTTCCTAATTCTCAATTCCTCTTCACCAATTCTCAAGCATCCTTCATTCAATAATCTCAAAAGCCCTGCAAAAGAAATGGTTATTCACACCTGTTGGAGCTGCTCTTTGTAGGTAGTGAGGTTCGAAGCCAACTCTTTGATgctcacttcttcttctcctcctccttccaTCTTTTCTCTCTTCACAAGATTTTGTTAGTTCTACGCTGATCCTCCTCCGATCTTCTTTGTCGCCACCAAGTTAAATCCTAAAACGCCGTTTTGCACCGTCTCGATGGATCTCTATAATAATAGTACCGCAAACGCGGCAAGTTTCTTTTAATTGCAACAAAAACCCTAAAGTTAACAAAGTTTAGAAAGTTATCCACATTAAATATTTCACTCAATAATACCTCCTTTCACTCTAGCTCCCAGATCCAGAAAAGCCCATCTCCTAACTTCAATACTCACTGCCTGCCACTGGGGTTTTTCATCTTCGATTTCTACTACGGAACTCACACCAAAAAATTTCTACTATGGAACAATGGAAATGGAAGCATCATTCTTATGTTTATAATGAAACCGAAAAATGTATTAGGACTTGATAAATTGATTAAACTGTAACATATAAATAATTGGGGATGTAGCTCAGATGGTAGAGCGCTCGCTTAGCATGCGAGAGGTACGGGGATCGATACCCCGCATCTCCATTTTTCCGTCATTAGGCTTTAATGGAAATTCCGTTACTTTGAGGGAAGAAGACTTAATCatagcttctttttttctttttgttaaatgAAGTCAATTCAACCTATTTTCGATCCTTGTAAAATGCCAACCAGTCAGGaaaataaacaaactaaatAGCAATCGTCATatataatcatatgatgagaagtGCAGCGAGCCAACAACTATCACTAATATTCAACGTTCATGTTAAATAACGAGGTTGTGAATAACTTTAGCATCCGTAGATCGAATCCACTACAACTCCTGATGCAAATGGCAAAAAACTCTGAAAATGTAATAAGAGTTATGGGCATGTTTCGTTTCTGAACCACAACGACTGACTCTCagcctatatatatacataatgcTCCTAAATTAAGGTGTCCGTTGCCGAATGTGCCCTAGCTATCTATATAAATTTGACTAACAGTTCTAACATTTAACATTCATATATTTctagaaaacttttttttctctcttttaccattttatttttagaattttgtttCTCGCGTATATGTACATGTCATCACGAGTTAGCACCTGACTACAACTCTGACTGCATTATTTTCATAACTAGGTACGTTTACGCGGGGTCGTTGACGAAATTGTTgctttatataaataatttggaGATATTTCTGCTGTGAAGTGGTCTTTCGCATGTgaatatttgtaattttattggATTTATGGTGAGGTAAGACGCTGCGCTAGCATGTTCTGGAGAGAAGACGCTGTAACAGAGAGAAACAATGCAACTCCGAGGTCAATGCATCATGACAAACAGTTCTATGTAGAGTGCGATTGAGAGAGAGAATGATTCAACCGTAACCGGCACATTGAGTTTAGTGGGATAATAAATATTTCGCAGGTAGCGTTTAGTGGGATTCTATTGTACTCTTTGATATACACTTCTCcgcaaatatttttataatgatgAGTAATTCAGCAAaatctttgttctttttttattataatggtTCTTTATTTGTACTTTGTAGCATATATTGTCAAATGTGGGTTAAGACTTTCTCCTCTTCTGGTTGTATTGGTTTTACCTTTTTTGAGCAACTGGTTGTATTGGTTTACAAAATCCTAAATTTTGATAACGTGGCCAACAGAGGTTGccatatcaaaataattaaCAGTAGTTTGTGGGAAAATTTGTAGTACTAGTCGATGAAATTACACCTGAGagaatatataaatcatgtaatGTATATACATGATACACATTTGATGATGCACTCTTTAGTCCGCAACTGTGATAttgttatatacttatatataaatgcGTATGAATTTGTTGAGGAAAATTATGCAGAAGCTAAACTAACTTAGACGCAAAGCAACGGTGGAGAGATGTGATGTCGTTTTCTTACAGATGTTCTGTGCTAAGGTTTAAGTTTCAGTTTGCTTTACTTCAAATTCTTAGTTTAAACCGGTTTATATTCCAAATCAttacttaaaatttaagatCGATAGAGTGGTTTCATTTCTAAGAGTTGCAAAATCACCCCAATTGTCTAGTCAAGAAGTACGATTTATATTCATTTCAATAGCTCTCATAACCATTTTACAATATACATCTAAAGCAATCTGCCAATGCAAACAAGCTGGAGTCAGCCACTAAAAATGGACGGTCCATCGTCGTCATATAACTACATTTGGGCTTACTTAGTGTATATGATTAATTAGGTTGAGATGATTTTTAAGCATACAATTAAAGTTGAAGTAGATCTCCTTTGCTATCTAAAGAAAAGTCGGCCCAGTTCCAAGGTAGGCCCAAATAGATTCAACAATCAAAGCCCAAGCAGCATCGGCTCTTTCCACAGAAAGAAGATGATATAAGAGCAAAGCGAAAAGCTTGAGAGAAAATAGTCTAGCAGCTTCCTAAAAGCAAACAATGTACTACGGAATGGAAGACGACAAAACAGACTTGGGGAGACTCGGTTCACTCGAAACGTACTGATGCTCGACAAATGTCACAAGATTAAAGGGTTCATCATGTTAAGTTGCTATAAAAGAGAGAGGGACGTCGAGGGTTATCGTCGTCGTTCATCCT encodes:
- the LOC106443629 gene encoding uncharacterized protein LOC106443629 translates to MQIWKRSLKRNNALLEAERLAEATKNALKRKIEQAASSDYQSKTLPAKLKIDPNDPEDVKIAKRRKIHAFKSKARQEQLEVAQNTWQQFQTTKKVGFYTGRKKESIFKSPEDPFGKVGVIGSGKGLTDFQKREKHLHLKSGNAEGIDE